A window of Kocuria sp. TGY1127_2 genomic DNA:
CGGCGATCTCGCTCTCGTCCTCGGTCGCTTTGGGTTCGGGGGAGCCTGCGGCGGAATCGCTCACAGCCTCTGAGCTTGGCTCGTGGCCATTCTGATCTTGATCTTCCGTATGCCCGCTGTGATCGTGAAGCTCGTCCTCAGCCGGAACCGCTGCCTTGTCGGAACGTTCCTCATTCTGTTCGACCATGGAATTCTCCTGCTCCGCACCGTGGATCCGGCGCAGTCATCGGTTCGGGTGCCCTATGCACCGCACGTGACCTGAATTCAGCGTGCCGGGCCCGGAAGATTTCCCAGGCCCGGCACGGCCGCGCTAATTCTTCTTTTTCTTCTTTTGGCGGTTCTTGCTCACCGGTTGCTGTCGCTGGCCACCCTGGGCACGCTCACGCTGGGCCTCGAGTTCGGCCTCGTGCTCCTCACGACTCTTGCCTACGGGAGGCAGTCCTTTGGCGGCGCGACGTTCGTTGAGCTCCTTCTCAGCCTGTGAACCGGCAGTCGGGTTATTGCGGATAACCCACCACTGCTGGCCCATGGCCCAGAAGTTCGAGACGGTCCAGTACACCAGAACACCGAGGGGGAAGTTGATACCGCCGACGGCAAAGATGACGGGGAACAGATACATGAGCATCTGCTGTTGCCGGTACATGGGTGATTCTTTGGCCTGCGCACTCATGTTCTTGGCAGTAAGTTGGCGCTGGGTGAAGAACTGGGTGAGAGACATCGCGACGATCATGATGATCGCGAGAATGACGGTGGACGTGTGGTTGCCATCACCGGGATGCGTCAGGGTCGAGAAGAGGGGTGCCCCGAGAATGTACGCATCGTTGAATTGATGCACCATCTCAGCCGAGAGCACCAGAATGCCTTCATGGTTGCCCGAGGCCGGGGGCACGCCACGCAGAACCTGTAGCAAGCCGAAGAAGACAGGCATCTGCACGATGATCGGGAAGCACGAGGACAACGGATTGGCGCCCCTGCTCTTGTACAGGGCCATCTGCTCCTGGGCCATCGCCTGACGCGAGAGCTGATCCTTCTTGCCCTTGTACTTGGCCTGGATCTTGGCCATTTCGGGCTGCAGTTCCTGCATGCCGCGCATGGACTTGATCTGCTTCATGAACAGCGGAACGGTCAGCAGACGCATGACGAAAGTCATGAACACAATGGCGAGGACCCATGTCCAACCGGAGGCCGGGTCCATGCCAATGGCAGTAAACAAACTGTGGAAGACCCACAGGACCGCGGAAACGATCCATTTGAAGGGCCACAGAATGATGTCGATTGGGTTCATCAGGAATTGACTCCTAGCCCCGAGGCTCGTGGGGCATCGTGTTCTCC
This region includes:
- the yidC gene encoding membrane protein insertase YidC, which produces MNPIDIILWPFKWIVSAVLWVFHSLFTAIGMDPASGWTWVLAIVFMTFVMRLLTVPLFMKQIKSMRGMQELQPEMAKIQAKYKGKKDQLSRQAMAQEQMALYKSRGANPLSSCFPIIVQMPVFFGLLQVLRGVPPASGNHEGILVLSAEMVHQFNDAYILGAPLFSTLTHPGDGNHTSTVILAIIMIVAMSLTQFFTQRQLTAKNMSAQAKESPMYRQQQMLMYLFPVIFAVGGINFPLGVLVYWTVSNFWAMGQQWWVIRNNPTAGSQAEKELNERRAAKGLPPVGKSREEHEAELEAQRERAQGGQRQQPVSKNRQKKKKKN